ACACAAAAAACATTAGGCCCTGATAGATTCAAAATAATCTTAACTCTTTTGTGCGCTATTCTTATTGCTTGATAGTTTGGAGGTTGTTGCTGGTTTACTTTGTGTTCATACCTTTATCTGTCAAAGTAATCAACCTTGAGATATGCGCGTATGGAAAATCTTTATGTATTTGTTTCAGGCCTATTGAAGTTGAACAATCAATTCTTGAGGACCTGAGGAACCGTGCACAATTGAATAGTATGGCATTGCCCTCTGTTAGCTTCTACACATTCCTTAATACACATAATGGGTAAATATAACTGTTATTTGATATTTAGAACTTCTCTGTTAATACTTTGGGTTGAGTATCATCCTGTGGAACACAGATTGAACTGCTCATCGATATCACACGATGGATCTTTGGTTGTGGGTGGATTTTCTGATTCGTCAGTAAAGGTCAGTCCGTTCAGGTCAAATGTTCTTTTTCATGCTATTTATATTCGTAGCTGGTAAAATTTCCTTGCCTTTCACCAGGTCTGGGATATGTCAAAGATTGGTCAATCAGGAAAAACATGTAAGTTCGACACCTTTTGTTCCTGACCAATTCTTTCACTCTCTCTTCGTACTCTCAGTGTTGCTATGCTAAAATACATGCATAATTTTGCATCTAATTTAGGCCAAGGTCATGTTGATGTTTTGTTTTGAATATTTTAATCAGTTTAAGTTACAAACACTAAGCACTACAACTACTGCTTTATACAGTTTTTCAATATTCTTCTGCGAAAGTCTGACTTCAGAATAATTCTGCCATTCAAATATTTCCAGTTATATTCTGATGGAGTTTGCTAATTTGGCAAACTTTAATTTTCAGCTAGTTCACAGGGGGAGACTGGATCTCAGGGTGTTCGCGTATCAACAGTAGATGAGGGAAAAAGACCCTATACACTATTCCAAGGTCATTCTGGACCAGTTTATTCCGCGGCCTTTAGCCCATTTGGGGATTTTCTCCTATCATCATCTTCAGACTCGACAAGTAAGATACCTAGACATAGTGCTTGTACGTTTTGTAGGAAATCCTTTCCCTAATTATCTTCTAAATTTAGCACTATATCCTTACTCTTTATTTGTTACAGTTAGACTGTGGAGCACCAAGCTGAACGCCAATCTTGTCTGTTACAAAGGACACAACTACCCTGTTTGGGATGTCCAAGTATGTGAATAACTATTTAAGATGTTGATCTTGCATTTGTAAACATTTTAATAATATAATTATGCACCGTACTATTTGTTGATACCTTCTTTTGTTTACTTTTATGACAGTTTAGTCCAGTTGGCCATTACTTTGCTAGTGCTTCGCATGACAGGACTGCTAGAATCTGGTCGATGGATAAAATTCAACCTTTGCGAATAATGGCTGGGCATCTTTCCGATGTTGATGTAAGTGAACTTCTGGTCCTATAACTTCGTATCATTCGAAAAGTTATGGTTTGGTTAGATGGAATTGTTGGTGTTTTTAATCCTTTTGTGTTTAGTACCCACTTGTTTTTTCCAATGTCCTGTATTGATGCCAGCATGATTTGacggatcttttttttttcttttgcctgCAAATTGTTTGCTTAACAGTGTGTCCAGTGGCATGTAAACTGTAACTACATTGCCACCGGCTCTAGCGACAAAACCGTAAGACTATGGGATGTACAGACAGGTGAATGTATACGGATGTTTATTGGTCATAGGAGTATGGTTTTATCACTGGCAATGTCACCCGATGGACGATACATGGCCTCTGGAGACGAAGATGGAACCATCATGATGTGGGATCTCTCAACTGGTCGCTGTGTTTCACCATTGCTAGGACACGGTTCTTGTGTGTGGACACTTGCTTTCAGGTAATCATTAGTGTAACTTTTCTAGGTTATAGCAGCACCCCAAGTCTATTTTGATCTgataattgtaaaaaaaaaggttataGAAACTTGCGCAAAGAGTAAGGGTTCATTGTAGTTAAAAGCATCACTTGGTAAGCTGGCCAGTCCTGCGGCAAGCATAGCTGGTTCATGAAACAGTTTTAACTCAAGTTATAATTATCAGTAGTGCTATAGCAAGAAATTAGTTTGCTAATCACTTACTTAGCCCTTGTGTAATTTAAAGGTCATGCAATTCATGTCTTCAAATTACTGGTGTTGGTCTCACAGATTTTGATGTTGTTTAGACTCAGAATACATGAGTCATGGCATCAGCTAAATGGCGCTGCTCTGTTTGCTTCTTGCCTTAGACTTTTAGCTGATCAAATATGATACTTGTCCTATGAGCTCTTTagtctttaaacaacatatttCCTCCCTGATTGCAGTCCTATTTGAATGTCATTGGCTAAACATAGGGTCCAGACTTCAAAATGTAGTATTATTTTGGTTTTAGCTCTCGTTGCCTTTTGGATGTACACTAGAGATCCCTTGCTCTAGCAGCAACATACCTTTTGTGGAGAACCTTAGCAAATGGCAATGCAGTCATTGATTTATCCCAATGCATTCCAATGGGATATGTAATGTGTTAAGATTAAACACTGCTGTAGGTTATCCCTTTTATTTTTGAATCGCTTTCCACTTTATTTAAGTTGCAACACAAGGTCTAAATTGTACATTGTTTCTTTCATTGATAGTTCATGATGTTCTGAGATATGCCATGTAGGACTGCCGTTGGTTGATTTTCTAAGCGTTAATTATACGATGCAGTAAAGTATGCGCATAGTTAATATATCATGTTATTGTCTTAGCTGTGAGGGGGCAATGCTTGCATCTGGATCAGCTGACTGTACTGTAAAACTCTGGGATGTCGCTTCCAGCACAAAGGCCCTGAAGACGGAGGACACGTAAGTTGATTTACATATAAACATGATCATCAATTCAGCATATACTCCATTCTCTTACTTGGACGTCAAAACAACCTTGTCTTTTCTGAAACAGCAAAGGTGGTTCAGCTAACCGACTGAGGCTTCTTAAAGCTCTCCCTACGAAATCTACTCCTGTTTATAGCCTGCGGGTGAGAAGTTTTCCACTCGTTTCAGCACTGTTAAATTCAACTTATGTTTTCTATGATGCAGTGTAACTGAAGAATGAACTGATTTCTGGTTATTGCAGTTCTCTCGAAGGAATCTTCTGTTTGCATCCGGTGCGCTCTCGCTTAGCTAGTCGTAAGCTATATATTTTCTAGAAGACAACTGGAATTGTTTCTGTTGTGGCATCAAGTAGTAAGCTGACATTTTGTGTACTTGACTGTGGATCTTATTATAGAGTTAACATTTTTATAAGGGATCTGTGACCAGAAAGCACTGCAGATACTTCATAGCGCGAGTGTAATATTGTAACATTATTAGGTAATTACATTACATCGTGTAAAATTATTATTTTGTAGGTAGTGAGTCAAACCTGATGAAAACGTATCAGGGGTGTATGGATGCAccccactaaagtttagcacatgttatatcggatgtttggatgctaattaggagtattaaatataagctaattataaaactaattgcacagatggagtctaattcgcgagatgaatctattaaacctaattagtccatgatttgacaatgtggtgctaccgtaaccatttgctaatgacggattaattagtcttaatagattcgtctcgcgaattagcacaggttctgcaattagttttataattagctcatgtttagtcctcctaattagcatccgaatatccgatgtaacactgctaaagtttagcacctagtattcaaacaccccctagaaTCTGGTGGCCCAAATAGTGTTTCTGTGGGAAGCACTGTATTCGTAGCATCCTGCATCCTAAGATGGGAGACTTCATGGTTGACACTTTCTTTTCCAGGTAAAATTTATGCGTCTCGCACTAGGGCCTAAGCCTAGGGCATGAAAGTGAAGCGTCAGATTTGCAATGAACATGTTGGTTTTGTGGCATCATGCCTGATTAACGACAGAATCCAACCTGATGTGATATTTTCGTCACTGTTTGAGGTGTACCATTCATCTACAACCAGTCTTTTTCAACGACACGTAGGACCGAGCCCCACATGTCATGGTATACAGTAGACTATTTAATCATTCGATCGATTGGTTGGTGGTGAAGATCGTTTCCCTGTCCTGCGCCGGTGGTCCAGGCGATTCTGGCTAGGCTTGTTGACGTCAGAAACGCTGTTCACATGGCCAATTGGTGGGGCGTCGTCCTCATGTTTCCATCTGTTCCGGAGTCCGGACACCGTCTGGGTAGGCCCTACCATTTCCTCAACCCTGTCTTACAAATGGAAACTCCAGTATTGTTAAAAAGGAGCTGTCATCTTTTCCAACATCAGATCAATTGAAGGAGAAGGCTCAAGGCATCGAACATTCAACAAGTTAGGAACCACTTTGGATGACCTCATTGTGGTGATCTTTCTCTTAATTTGTATTCCCATCTTCCTTTAAGATGAGATATGCTCCCATCTTTCCATGAGCAAGAAACATCACGCGACGTCAGTGTAGATGCtacatcgtcgtcgtcgcgaCATCTATTCGTTCATTTTTTAGGTCCATTTCAGGACCACATCATCTTTCTCGTGTCTATGTTTATATTCATTAGCAGACTCGTGACGATAACCTTATACTGAGGAAGGAATTAGGCGCGCCGTCTTCTGCTGTTCAGGAAAAGGGACACACAGAGCCATTGCATTGGCAATCTGTGGACAGGCCGACAGGGATAGGTCAACAGACCATACTTGACTAGGGCACATTATCTACCTCCAGGGCCCATGAGTTCAATGGCGAAACATGACATGATTGCAGAGTAGGAGCATCTGCGCATGCATCCATGAAGTGGCTTCAGATGAATTGGACAAAAGGTGTGCTGTCCTGGTTGCACATGTGTAGAAGCGAATCACTGGGAGAGTTTTGAGGAGACAAGATTGTTAAGCTAACTTAACTAACTGGTATGACCAGGAGAGCAAACTAATTGCGATTAGACGGGTCGGTCACCGCATCTCAGTTGCACGTCACAGCCATGAGCATTGTGAATTATTGCTCCAATAAAATGATTGGAGTGTCACTGCGGACCAGCATTAGGCACTCAGCATTAGGCCTCGTGTTTACTGGCCAAACCATAAAAACACTGCTCCGGAGCAGTCGTTTCAATTCCTTGAGCATGTAGCattaaggggatgtttggatcatggactaatttttagtttgggtcacatcggatgtttgtaaacgtgaactaattataaaactaattgcataagtcgtgactaattcgcgagacaaatctattaagcctaattaatctatgatttgaccatgtgatgctacagtaaatttactgtagcatcacatggtcaaatcatagactaattaggcttaatagattcgtcttacgaattaaccttcatttatgcaattggttttttaattaacctatatttgaTATTAGAGTATCTAAACATTGGACGTGACAGTTATTGAACTTTAATCTCCGAACCTAAATCGAGTCCAGTAATTTCTCTCAGTCCTAGGGTTGCTGCTCATGGACAAGACATGGTGGTCGAGTACAAGGTCACTTGGTGAGCTTGTCTTTTCGACGCACCTAGTTCCTGTTGCTCGTGCAGTTGCAGAAGCAAGCAAATGCCACTGTGAACTGTTCAGAACGAGGCAAAGCCCCTGCCTGCCACTTCCGTTTCCTGCGGCTGCTCGCTTTGCCAGTGCGCGCTGCACCTGCATCCGCGCCATGCATGTCGCCTTTTGCGTTTGACCTTCATAAACAAATCAAGTAATAGGAGTATATATTGTTGAAAGCTGAAACCAAGTTTTAAATCTCCCTCTATAACTGCTGCTATGGTCCGCTACAACTGCTGCGACAAAAAATCTTGTAATCCATGACgaatttttcatttttcatgaCATTTTCAGATAACGTTAGTGATGGCACTCCATCTATGATGATCAGCCAGTTTTCGTCATAGATTCGCAATTGTGAATATGAAGTCCAAAATACAGGGACGTTTTATCAATTTCATCACAATTCGACCCACAACACTATGATATTTCAGCAAATTTGTCACAGACAATAAATTAGAAATCTTCATGTTTAGTAGGGGAaaatagaaaaatcagaaaaaaaaatatggaaaaaaatcggggaaaaaagaaaaaaagttgcgGAGACCAAGAATCAAACCTAGAACCTCCCTAATACAAAGCATCGCATTTACCCATTAAACTACTTGTAGCACTCCTTACAACCGAGCTATGCCCCCATTTGTGATTTTATTCAGTATTTAGTTTATTTATAAACATATGCGCTCATGCGTTGCTGCACGACCTATAACCATAGTAAAGCACTTCTTACCACCGAGCTACGCCTCCGTTTGTAATTTTATTCAGTGTTTAATTTATTTATACACATATGCGCTCGTGCGTTGCTGCATAACCAATTCAGAAAAAAGTGTGGAGCACACGGAGCTCGAACCAGGGTTGCAGGTTTTGCTAACGCAACAAACTTTACCACTTCAACAGGCACCCTGCAGTGATAATAATTGGTAAGAAAACCTTTTGTATGTGTTGGTTCGTACGGTGGCCCAATAATGAAGAACAGAGGTATTGTTCATCTTTCCCTTTTTAATTTGGAATTAAAACTTCTAATTGGTATTTCTTCCTCATAAGAACTCCAAATTTGATAATTCTTTTTCctgaatttttctaaaatcacgAAATTTCATTTAATGGCACTTGTTTGTATTCTAATTGCCATTTCTTGGATCATTTTCATATGTCTTATTTTCTTCCACCTAAATAGAGAataaaaaaacatgttttttcATAACAATTGCAAATGTAACTTAATATTTTCTAATATTATGTTCAAAAAATGGTTGTGTCAAAATTTGAGATGCGTACGAGTTTAAAAATATTACGaggtattcaaatctcaaagtttgacttgagttataagaaactatgtgagagatgtatccatttgtgaacaatgtatAGTCTTATTTTATTAAAGTCATTCAAATTTTTTATAGCAAGCTTATGGACCAAAAATATGCTATCACgtaaatttgtagaattttttgaccaaatttagatattattataattattatgtggtaatttggagatagaagtttgaattgtctCTATAAGATAATTTAATT
Above is a genomic segment from Setaria viridis chromosome 4, Setaria_viridis_v4.0, whole genome shotgun sequence containing:
- the LOC117852614 gene encoding transcription initiation factor TFIID subunit 5, which encodes MEDEEMEKKVQQYLQRKGFRLTELALQEERNRLSTSVISDVALERSDNDPARYHDGYSKLRTWAYSSLDQYKHELLRVLYPVFIHCFMDLVAEGHMQEARSFFHTFREDHEVMHSRDLQKLEGVLSPSHLEEMELARSLRQNKFKIKMCEYSYELLLQYLQKTQAFVVLGVINQHITFEVSPGQPSLISDDADVVALIGTSKDLAKQINQKEVHWGLLEDSVEERMEKALAESDKIEAESKDAEAEDNKKRNAEGGKQGASNKKTKKDKLVGATGKNVRTETSMVSVAPRVKPELTLPTTPIEVEQSILEDLRNRAQLNSMALPSVSFYTFLNTHNGLNCSSISHDGSLVVGGFSDSSVKVWDMSKIGQSGKTSSSQGETGSQGVRVSTVDEGKRPYTLFQGHSGPVYSAAFSPFGDFLLSSSSDSTIRLWSTKLNANLVCYKGHNYPVWDVQFSPVGHYFASASHDRTARIWSMDKIQPLRIMAGHLSDVDCVQWHVNCNYIATGSSDKTVRLWDVQTGECIRMFIGHRSMVLSLAMSPDGRYMASGDEDGTIMMWDLSTGRCVSPLLGHGSCVWTLAFSCEGAMLASGSADCTVKLWDVASSTKALKTEDTKGGSANRLRLLKALPTKSTPVYSLRFSRRNLLFASGALSLS